One segment of Acidobacteriota bacterium DNA contains the following:
- a CDS encoding 30S ribosomal protein S12: MPTINQLVRKSRAQVRNKTKAPALQRCPQRRGVCTRVYTTTPKKPNSALRKVARVRLTNGIEITTYIPGEGHSLQEHNIVLIRGGRVKDLPGVRYHIVRGTLDCGGVDKRANSRSKYGTKRPKK, encoded by the coding sequence GTGCCGACGATCAATCAGCTCGTCCGCAAGAGCAGAGCGCAGGTCCGGAACAAGACCAAGGCGCCTGCTTTGCAGCGTTGTCCGCAGCGCCGGGGCGTGTGCACCCGTGTGTACACCACCACGCCGAAGAAGCCCAATTCCGCCTTGCGCAAGGTGGCCCGCGTCCGCCTGACCAACGGGATCGAGATCACCACCTACATCCCCGGCGAAGGCCACAGCCTTCAGGAACACAATATTGTGCTGATCCGCGGCGGCCGCGTCAAGGATCTGCCGGGCGTGCGGTACCACATCGTCCGCGGCACGCTGGACTGCGGCGGCGTCGACAAGCGGGCCAACTCCCGCTCCAAGTACGGCACCAAGCGGCCCAAGAAATAA
- the rpsG gene encoding 30S ribosomal protein S7 translates to MPRRREVAKRATPPDPIYNSELVTKFINCMMEKGKKTTAEGSFYAAMDIISKKAKDDPLKIFKRAVQNSKPQVEVKTRRVGGANYQVPVEVSPTRQQSLAIRWLIGYSRQRGEKTMKERLANELIDAFNERGATIKKKEDTHKMAEANKAFAHFRW, encoded by the coding sequence ATGCCGAGAAGAAGAGAAGTCGCCAAGCGCGCCACCCCGCCGGATCCGATCTATAACAGCGAGCTCGTGACCAAATTCATCAACTGCATGATGGAGAAGGGCAAGAAGACCACCGCCGAGGGCAGCTTTTATGCGGCGATGGACATCATCTCCAAGAAGGCCAAGGACGATCCCCTGAAGATCTTCAAGCGGGCCGTCCAGAACAGCAAGCCCCAGGTGGAAGTCAAGACCCGCCGCGTGGGCGGCGCCAACTACCAGGTCCCCGTCGAGGTGAGCCCCACCCGGCAGCAGTCGCTGGCCATCCGCTGGCTCATCGGCTACTCCCGACAGCGCGGCGAAAAGACTATGAAGGAGCGTCTGGCCAACGAGCTGATCGACGCCTTTAACGAGCGCGGCGCCACCATCAAGAAGAAGGAAGACACCCATAAGATGGCCGAAGCCAACAAGGCGTTCGCCCACTTCCGCTGGTAA
- the fusA gene encoding elongation factor G, with product MARQTPLEKTRNIGIMAHIDAGKTTTTERILFYTGITHRLGEVHEGTATMDWMVQEQERGITITSAATTCFWQDHRINIIDTPGHVDFTAEVERSLRVLDGAVAVFCAVGGVEPQSETVWRQADRYNVPRIAFVNKMDRPGADFINCMAMMRARLDTAPLAVQLPLGAEDAFRGVIDLVRMKAYIYDDETKGAHYHETDIPAEQLTEAESFRERLLETAVEMDDAVLGKYLEGVPVTEAELKTCIRKGTVALRFTPVLCGASFKNKGIQPLLDAVVDYLPSPLDVPPVEGQDERGGTVARPCDDDAPFAALVFKIMTDPYVGSLAFMRVYSGRLANGTTVYNSTRGANERIGRLLKMHANKREEIPEIWAGDIAAAVGLKKVSTGDTICDRDAPVLLEAIDFPAPVISVAIEPKTQADIDKMSGALGKLMAEDPTFRVKVDDETGQTIISGMGELHLEIIVDRLMREFGVEARVGRPQVAYRETVTKAVEAEGRFVRQTGGHGQFGVVKLKVEPQPAGGGFEFVNGIFGGTVPREYIPAVEKGIREAMENGVLAGYEMVDVKVTLYDGAYHEVDSSEMAFKIAGSMGFKEGARRAAPVLLEPVMKVEVVTPEEYMGDVIGNINARRGRITHMEHRGSTQVVTAMVPLAEMFGYATDLRSLTQGRATYTMHFNQYEPVPAQLAEKIVGGGK from the coding sequence GTGGCGCGCCAAACCCCTCTGGAAAAAACCCGCAACATCGGGATCATGGCCCACATCGACGCCGGTAAAACCACCACCACCGAGCGCATCCTCTTCTACACCGGGATCACCCATCGCCTCGGCGAGGTGCACGAAGGGACCGCGACCATGGACTGGATGGTCCAGGAGCAAGAGCGCGGCATCACCATCACCTCGGCCGCCACCACCTGCTTCTGGCAGGACCACCGGATCAACATCATCGACACGCCGGGCCACGTCGATTTCACCGCCGAGGTGGAGCGTTCGCTCCGTGTGCTGGACGGCGCCGTGGCCGTGTTCTGCGCCGTGGGCGGGGTGGAGCCGCAGTCCGAGACCGTCTGGCGCCAAGCCGACCGGTACAACGTGCCGCGCATCGCCTTCGTCAACAAGATGGACCGGCCCGGCGCCGATTTCATCAACTGCATGGCCATGATGCGGGCCCGCCTCGACACCGCCCCGCTGGCCGTCCAGCTGCCGCTGGGGGCCGAGGACGCCTTCCGCGGGGTGATCGACCTCGTGCGCATGAAGGCCTACATCTACGACGACGAGACGAAAGGCGCCCACTACCATGAAACCGACATCCCGGCGGAGCAACTGACCGAGGCGGAGAGCTTCCGTGAACGGCTGCTGGAGACGGCCGTCGAGATGGACGACGCGGTGCTGGGCAAGTATCTCGAGGGCGTCCCCGTCACCGAGGCGGAGCTCAAGACCTGCATCCGGAAGGGCACCGTGGCGCTCCGCTTCACCCCCGTGCTCTGCGGCGCGTCCTTCAAGAACAAGGGCATCCAGCCGCTGCTCGACGCCGTGGTGGACTACCTGCCGTCGCCCCTAGACGTGCCGCCGGTGGAGGGCCAGGACGAGCGGGGCGGGACGGTGGCGCGTCCCTGCGACGACGACGCGCCGTTCGCCGCGCTGGTGTTCAAGATCATGACCGACCCGTACGTCGGCTCCCTCGCCTTCATGCGGGTGTACAGCGGCCGGCTCGCCAACGGCACCACCGTCTACAACTCCACCCGGGGGGCCAACGAGCGGATCGGCCGGCTCCTCAAGATGCACGCCAACAAGCGCGAGGAGATCCCCGAGATCTGGGCCGGCGACATCGCCGCCGCGGTGGGTCTGAAGAAGGTGAGCACCGGCGACACCATCTGCGACCGGGACGCCCCGGTCCTGCTGGAGGCGATCGATTTCCCGGCGCCGGTCATCAGCGTGGCCATCGAGCCGAAGACCCAGGCCGACATCGACAAGATGAGCGGCGCGCTCGGCAAGCTCATGGCCGAAGACCCCACCTTCCGCGTGAAGGTGGACGACGAGACCGGCCAGACCATCATCTCCGGCATGGGCGAGCTGCACCTCGAGATCATCGTCGATCGCCTCATGCGCGAGTTCGGCGTCGAGGCGCGGGTGGGCCGCCCCCAGGTCGCCTACCGCGAGACCGTCACCAAGGCGGTCGAGGCGGAGGGCCGCTTCGTGCGCCAGACGGGCGGGCACGGCCAGTTCGGCGTGGTCAAGCTGAAGGTCGAGCCGCAGCCGGCCGGCGGCGGTTTCGAGTTTGTCAACGGCATCTTCGGCGGCACGGTGCCGCGGGAGTACATCCCCGCGGTGGAAAAGGGCATCCGCGAGGCCATGGAGAACGGTGTGCTGGCGGGCTACGAAATGGTGGATGTCAAAGTCACCCTCTATGACGGTGCCTATCACGAGGTGGATTCGTCCGAGATGGCCTTCAAGATCGCCGGTTCCATGGGCTTCAAGGAAGGGGCGCGCCGGGCCGCGCCGGTGCTGCTGGAGCCGGTGATGAAAGTGGAGGTGGTCACCCCCGAGGAGTACATGGGCGACGTGATCGGCAACATCAACGCCCGCCGCGGCCGCAT